One genomic region from Pecten maximus chromosome 5, xPecMax1.1, whole genome shotgun sequence encodes:
- the LOC117327865 gene encoding 28S ribosomal protein S35, mitochondrial-like, whose translation MATIIVTGVKGMGCMRAASTVVRRQSKLHITRLSRCCSTEETEESEVLEQMRRMRTTGVPEFTPFVIKGKEPRTLVKSARAWTFYEQLKHQDRHKSMSTEQDWTKVWPTEGVFKWSSVPLSLRQGAIRNESENEGIIPGKEGNTELLKIPNFLHLTPPHVLKHCQALKKFCTPWPEGLDSKEDCRLHFPVEMVTSDYCFAGPSIRDPRSRVVTVKVKLSDLELDEHAHQKLLKLVGERYNKETDMITFKTDKCPTKQQNKDYALYLLTAVYLEAWNKMPWEDDLEADDFINYNWNKSKAKERTVITLMSIAEGNKNSVYHNEEEDGILEKEEVKNYAEVVSKIYNNEESVENLNDLKQSVLSMLEMKTS comes from the exons ATGGCGACTATTATTGTCACAGGGGTGAAAGGCATGGGCTGTATGCGGGCAGCTTCAACTGTTGTCCGTAGGCAATCAAAATTGCACATAACAAGATTATCAAGATGTTGCTCTACTGAGGAAACAGAAGAATCAGAAGTTTTAGAACAAATGAGAAGGATGAGAACGACTG GTGTTCCAGAATTCACACCATTTGTTATTAAAGGAAAAGAACCACGAACACTTGTGAAATCTGCTAGAGCCTGGACATTTTATGAGCAGTTG aaACATCAGGATAGACATAAGTCAATGTCAACAGAACAGGACTGGACAAAAGTATGGCCTACAGAAGGAGTATTTAAATGGTCATCAGTACCTCTGTCTCTCCGTCAGGGTGCTATTAGG AATGAGTCAGAAAATGAAGGCATTATACCTGGAAAGGAGGGAAATACAGAATTGCTTAAGATCCCCAACTTCCTACATCTGACACCACCTCATGTGCTGAAGCACTGTCAAGCATTGAAGa AATTTTGTACTCCATGGCCAGAAGGACTAGACAGTAAAGAAGACTGTCGACTTCATTTCCCAGTTGAAATGGTGACAAGTGACTACTGTTTTGCAGGACCATCAATCCGTGATCCAAGGTCACGAGTTGTCACTGTTAAG GTGAAGTTATCTGATCTAGAACTTGACGAACATGCACACCAGAAACTTTTGAAACTTGTAGGTGAACGGTACAACAAGGAAACTGATATGATCACCTTCAAGACAGACAA GTGTCCAACCAAACAGCAAAATAAAGATTACGCTCTATATTTGTTGACTGCAGTCTATCTTGAAGCCTGG AATAAGATGCCATGGGAGGATGATTTAGAGGCAGACGACTTCATCAATTACAACTGGAATAAGTCAAAGGCAAAGGAAAGGACTGTTATCACCTTGATGTCCATAGCAGAGGGGAATAAG aactCGGTTTATCATAATGAAGAGGAGGATGGAATTCTTGAAAAGGAAGAAGTAAAAAATTATGCAGAGGTAGTTTCAAAAATTTACAACAATGAAGAAAGTGTAGAAAATCTAAATGACTTAAAACAATCAGTACTTAGTATGTTAGAGATGAAAACTTCCTGA